From the Calditrichota bacterium genome, the window CGTCTGCAAGGAGGGTGTTGCCCATCCCCAGGACGAGCGTTTTCATCTGCGGAGGGTGCGCAGCACTCGCCCCCTGTGGTCGTGGATGGTCACTTCCAGCGGCGTCTCGCCGGGTAGGGAGTGTGTGGCACAGGCGAAGCACGGGTCATAAGCCCGGAAGGCCATCTCCACCATGTTCAACAGGCCTCCGGATACTTCGCCGCCCTTGATCAGCCCCTTCGCCGCCTTCTCGATGGACATGGCAATGGCCGCGGCATTATTCACGGTCGCCACGATGAGGTTCGCTTTGGTGATGACGCCGCGCTCGTCGGTCTGGTAGTGGTGATAGAGCGTGCCGCGCGGTGCCTCCACCACGCCAATTCCTTCGGTGGGCGTCTCCGTAGGTAT encodes:
- a CDS encoding nickel-dependent hydrogenase large subunit, with protein sequence LAYHWARLIELLYAAERFLELAQDEEILDPNIRTIPTETPTEGIGVVEAPRGTLYHHYQTDERGVITKANLIVATVNNAAAIAMSIEKAAKGLIKGGEVSGGLLNMVEMAFRAYDPCFACATHSLPGETPLEVTIHDHRGRVLRTLRR